In the Equus caballus isolate H_3958 breed thoroughbred chromosome 26, TB-T2T, whole genome shotgun sequence genome, GGGGAGTGTGGAAGAGATGGAGTTAGAATGGACCTCCCATTTAAGGTAATGTGTACAATGGGGAGACCTCCCAGCTCACAGACCACCCCCCGTCCCCAAGACTCATACATACAGCACCTAACCAGAGAGAGCCACACTTATAGATCTGCTACACCAAGGGCAGAGAAATAGTAGTAGCCAAAAACGAACAAAAAATCCTACACTAAATGgatttaaataagtaaaaattgcCTAGAACGGAAGCCCTCTtgggttattattattaaaggtaGCACTAGATAAGTAACAGCCCCTTAAAGTAACTTTCCACTTCTCTGTACCTTTCCTGAACTCCAATTTCTtctttcataaggacaccagtcagactggGTTCTGGCCCACCTTaacggcctcattttaacttaacccCCTTTAAAGGTTCTATcaccaaataccatcacattgtgaggttctgggggttagggtGTTGAAGTATGAATAttaggggaacacaattcagcccacaacacCAAGCAAGGGAGAAAAacgccattttaaacagcaaaaagcCTAGAAGGTTGAGGTCATTTGTAATAAACATATAAGGTGGCCCAAATGGCCAGTGCAGGAGAGCAGTGCACTGGTAGGATGAGGTGACAGATACAGGCTGGAGTTTGCAGAGTTGGCGTGGTCTCATCAGAAAGAGGAAGGTGAAGCCTTAGTTAATATCCACGACTCAAGGATTCACTGCAGCGTTCAGCTGGAAAGAAGAGAGCACTTCCCTGGCCAAAATTTAGCTATAAATGCATAGCCCCATGATGTAGGGCACGGGAGTAGGGTAATTAATGCAGTACTCTTGCAGTCAGTCACAAATGGAATCCTTTTGTCTACATAATGATAGAAGAGACCGGAATATTCCAGCAAACTCCAAACAGTTGGGAGACAGATAAAAAAAATCGAGATGAGAAAATAGGTGTGAGATTATGAAAGGTAAAATTGAACTGAACTCTGAgtgcaggagggagggaaagagaaaggaagatgaagCATGCACTGAAAGCGTCAGTCCCTTCTCTCCCTGGCCGGGCAGGGCAGTCTCGCTGCCGCCTGCCACAGGTGGAGTACAGCTGTTTGAGGGGAGGTCAGAGAAAGGACCTGAGCGCCAGACTTCTTCCATTACCTTTAAGCAGTGCCGCAATTAAATCGAACTGTTGCAACGCCTACAATTACTTAAATAAAGTAGTTCCACGTGGCTTCTTTTGAAGAGAATTGGGCCGTTTCCTCCTCCTACTTTTCCCTCCCCAGGTCCATCTCTACACATCTTACTAGTTTAATCATACTTGTACCATTAGGAAATAGTTGTGGATCTTGTGAAAAAGGTCTTCCTCGGAAGGTTTGACTTCAGCTAGGATGCATGCCGTAGTGAAAATCTACTCCTCTTTTGAAGTGAGCTAAACCAATAAGGTGGGTGTTTTTTGacttcacatttttaaagaaaatctttaaaggtTTAAGACCCGTATTTACTGAGACAAGTCAGATATTGTCAGATATAAAAAGGcacagctgtttttcttttttaaagaaataattgcctTGAAAGCCATCTACAGTTACTGAAATTTTGATGTGCCTGCTATGCCACTTATCTGCTGGATCTTCCAACACTTGGGCAAAACACCACTGTACAGCTGACTCTTAAAGGAAGTTCCTGTACAGAACTCTCCTCTATCTGCACAGCTCTGTAACAGACCCTGATCATAAACtgcaagggaggaggagggacctGGGTTACTGGGGTAAAAGCATTTACCTTTTGAGGAGACGGAAGTTAAAACACAATGGATGTTTTTGTACATATTCAAAATTACGCTTGAGTTTCCTGAAAAAGCTATGATAAAGAATTTATAAACCATTTCTTCAAATTCTGGGAGTGCGTGTAACATCCCTCCTCAGCAAACATTTCCTAGGTCAGGATGGCTCCCCTCAGGCAGTAAGTTTCCATAACTAAAAGGATATCCCCGCACACTGAGAGGAGCCTGGCAGGTTAGGGGTAAGTTGTACCCAATTTGTCCAAGGCCTCCACCCACTTAGTTATAATCAAATGGGAGGATTTAAAAACAGGGCTAACCTGGGGTTGGCCCACTGGCATAGCAGTTAggtttgtatgctccactttggtggtacagatgttagctcagggccaatcttcctcaccaaaaaaacaaaaactaaaatgcTAACCCACAGAATTCAATACACTCAAGCATACACTCAACATCACCAAATGACTTATTTGGAATCAGAATTAAAACAACATTTGACAGTTGTGAAATTTATGTTTATTCTGATACTTCCAGTCAGCAGTACAACTACTCTAGGACAAATTACCAgagaaattttacattatttcttcAGGACTGGGGTTTGTCGAAGACTTCAAATTTGGGAtctaagaagaggaaaaaaaggttcAAGCTTAGACATACTGCAATAAAATGCATTATCCAGAAGGTTTCATTATTTAACTCATCAAtcttctgatttttgttttttagtgaatATCTACTATTTTTAAACATCTATGTGGAAATTTAACAATTGCTAAAGATTTACTCAGCACTTACTGTGAGCCCGGCTTTCTATTAATTGACCTTACATATATAGTCATTCAACGGTAACAACCATATGAGGAAGATATGATAATTCTCCCTAAACATCAGGTGGGAAACAGGCACCAGTTAActactcaagatcacacagcttgtaagtgatATTGCCAGGATTCAAAATCAGGGagtttgaggggccagcctggttgcatagtggttaagttcagtgcactccgcttcagccgccaggggtttgcgggttcagatccactcatcaagccatgctgtggtggtgacccacatacaaaatggaggaagactgccacaaatgttagctcagggccaatcttcctcacctcccccaaAAAAGATCAGGGAGTTTGATTTCAGACCCCTACCATTTCACCTCTATGTTATGTGAGCTCCTATACCAAGGGCAAACACTGATCCCACAGCTTCCCATCACACATCACTGTCCTAAAAAATTCACATGTAATTGTCATTTAATCCTCTAAACAATCCAAGTTAAGTATAAATATTCTTCACTTAAAATGATTTCCCACAAGAATGAATCCATAATTAAAAGGGACTTACCTTCAAATTTGAAGTTAGGGAACGTGTTCATGTCTGCTTTACCATACATTTGCTTAAGCTTAAAAAGCTCCCTCTCCAGATCTTGCTGATACTCTGGACCAATATCAACAGGTCCTCCTGATGTCCTGTTGTATAAATGAGCAAGTAAAAACTCATTTCATGCACTagtttacaaaaacaaaattacttttcACTATCAAGCTTCAATAGCTTTTAAAGGTATTCACGTAGGAAAAATAGacttctgaaagaaaatgagTATTTCCACTTGAATTTCAATTCAAACTATTTTAATATGATGAGGTTTCACATAAATGAGGCAACTTCAAACAAACCTTTAATGTTCAAGGTTTGTTAGTATTAAGGATACTTATTCAGTCAGAATCTCTCAGGGTCTAAGCTGCAACAAATTATAATGGCTAAATCTGTAGGCTCTGGAGTCGATGCCTGCTCCTGTTTGAACCTTAGCTCTACAATTCAGCAACCGCATAAACCAGAGCAAGGCATGAACCCCTCTAAACTCTAGTTTCCACGTCTAAAACTGAAGGTCCTACCTAACGGCGGTGTTAAGAGAATTATAGAGACAATGCACATGTACCACTTAGcatcatgcctggcacacagtgagcactCAGTAAGTGTTGTCTACTATTGTCTGATTTAAATCAGCCACCACCAAATGGTGTTTAAAAGAGCTCAGTGACTTTAAGTTTCGATAATAGGGACctaacaaagaaacaaattatttccTATCCTCAGAGGTTTTGCcattttgaagaaagaaataacatgtttataaatatttatgctgTAAGAGTTATGTGATAAActtcaaagatatttaaaaagctACTCAAACTGAGAGAGCACTTTGGCTGAGCTAATtaggaaaaatttattttaaaaaggtggCACTTGTGACAAATCTTGCCTTTGGGTCAGATTTTCAGACATTCTAAGACTGAAAAAGCAGAGATGTGGAGGTGGAAAAGCATCGGCTGGCTCTATGTGGGGAATACTAAAAAGTCTAGATGGAAAGGCCAGCAGGACCCAGATCAGAGGAGGCCTGGAATGTTAAGCCCAGGAGTTCGTATTTTAGTTACTGAGccataaaatgacaaaatcagAATTGTGCTTTGGGAGGATAAACATAGCATCATGGACCAGCAATGGGGCCAAGTAGATCTAA is a window encoding:
- the ATP5PF gene encoding ATP synthase-coupling factor 6, mitochondrial, which translates into the protein MILRRLFRLSSVVQSAISVHLRRNIGVTAVAFKELDPIQKLFVDKIREYRTKRQTSGGPVDIGPEYQQDLERELFKLKQMYGKADMNTFPNFKFEDPKFEVFDKPQS